A window of the Xiashengella succiniciproducens genome harbors these coding sequences:
- a CDS encoding HAD family hydrolase, which produces MRILNIIFDLGGVVIDLDVKRTYEGFRRLFGEDVMNLEHGYLRSSLQTDYEIGAIDSEEFLDGLEALALEGVTRQDIIDAWNAMLIGIPKERALTLESLSDKYRIFILSNTNSIHEECFERMLPGHEKLSDIFEKAYYSHRIGCRKPDPEAFKVVLEGSGLKPEETLFVDDLELNIEAAKKLNLHTLHVMQNMEIADIFKDW; this is translated from the coding sequence ATGAGAATATTGAACATCATTTTTGATCTAGGAGGGGTTGTAATAGACCTTGATGTAAAACGCACCTATGAAGGATTCAGAAGGCTTTTCGGTGAGGATGTGATGAATCTGGAACATGGGTATTTGCGCAGCAGCTTGCAGACAGACTATGAGATTGGAGCCATAGACAGTGAAGAGTTTTTGGATGGTTTGGAGGCTCTTGCGCTGGAGGGTGTGACCCGCCAGGATATTATTGATGCCTGGAATGCAATGCTGATAGGAATACCAAAGGAGAGGGCTCTTACACTTGAGAGCTTGTCGGACAAGTACAGGATTTTCATATTAAGCAATACCAACAGCATTCATGAGGAATGCTTTGAGCGAATGTTGCCGGGACATGAAAAGTTGAGCGATATCTTCGAGAAAGCATATTATTCTCACAGGATAGGATGCCGTAAGCCAGATCCGGAGGCTTTCAAGGTTGTGCTTGAAGGAAGTGGGTTGAAGCCCGAAGAGACTTTGTTTGTGGATGACCTGGAGCTTAATATTGAGGCGGCTAAGAAATTGAATCTCCATACCCTGCATGTAATGCAGAATATGGAGATTGCAGATATTTTCAAGGATTGGTAA
- a CDS encoding SPOR domain-containing protein, with amino-acid sequence MRRIVFVAIVMLLAMSACKGKTAKKVQTPQPAPVAVVEELKEDPVVEEVVPDPVIEAPTTSANDRYFLIAASFQELSNAEKYKQSLVNKGLSAQIIQRNDGPNSDFYKVAYMSFNSWKEAIKALDSERATPGKEGVWLLVKK; translated from the coding sequence ATGAGAAGAATAGTGTTTGTGGCAATAGTGATGCTGCTAGCTATGTCAGCATGTAAGGGCAAGACCGCCAAAAAGGTTCAGACCCCACAGCCTGCGCCAGTTGCCGTAGTCGAAGAGCTTAAGGAAGATCCGGTGGTTGAAGAGGTAGTCCCAGATCCGGTAATTGAAGCACCAACAACGTCAGCCAATGACAGGTACTTTTTGATAGCTGCCAGCTTCCAGGAGTTGTCCAATGCTGAAAAATACAAGCAAAGCCTGGTAAACAAGGGCCTCAGTGCTCAGATAATCCAAAGGAATGACGGACCCAATAGTGACTTTTATAAGGTCGCATATATGTCTTTCAATAGCTGGAAAGAAGCTATTAAAGCTCTTGATTCTGAAAGAGCTACCCCAGGTAAGGAAGGTGTTTGGCTGCTCGTCAAGAAATAA
- a CDS encoding inorganic phosphate transporter produces MSTILWLIVILLLTLPVFLLVTGISNDAVNFLHPAIGSRVASRKVILAVAAVGLIVGSFFAGGMMELVRQDIINPAGFSLYEILVLFIAVSITNVIILDAFNTTGFPISTTITLIFSLIGGALAIGISKAFGGGGLAQYPGLINTDSLFLILAGILISIFASFIIGAIVQFFVRLIFSFHYHGRYNTLFALTGAIAFTCIFYLSIRQGDITGEGTQWILDQSLIISLAICFAVTLLLFMLSAFVFKAEVPNIVVLAGTFVLAMSFTSNNLVNYIGLPMTGLESLIKFLRTPGASIDDFGLAFLNTEWSQTRNISDWAYILLFLASGLIMAFTLFNSRKLQSVTNMEVYLGRQSPGSERFRPTPLSITMVRGFLRFYSRIENSAPPRVRNYVASRFELPESGREGYPDHIIYFDSLRASVNLIVSSLIVALGTHFRFPLSTTFVVFMVAMGSSFADRAWGRDSAVYRLSGVLSILGAWFITAISGFLGAFVFTLLIIKGGIWVALVLFVAMVITLWQTTRAHRRKWAEEAAVIESNFIRTNESLEWISEAGRSKVRASLLEISKIYVMAVDGLMHENVSQLREAVNKIEALQKNIRNFKAEIFNTYSSLPEESQDSGQYFVQILDYLTALANTVAAIAAPACEHMENQHKTLTEAQKSDLTVILDEFTAFINFLIYLEKERRSEALADLKKRQNAAITLLEEYRVEQIRRIKLGKGSTRVNVIYMEIIGETKNLLLYSYSLYQAICDFNRKLPQGRK; encoded by the coding sequence ATGTCGACTATCCTGTGGCTAATAGTAATATTGCTGCTTACATTGCCTGTGTTCCTCCTTGTGACAGGGATCTCAAACGATGCCGTCAATTTCCTGCACCCTGCCATTGGCTCAAGGGTTGCATCCCGAAAGGTAATACTGGCTGTAGCTGCCGTCGGACTAATTGTAGGTTCCTTCTTTGCAGGCGGAATGATGGAGCTTGTAAGGCAGGACATAATCAATCCTGCAGGTTTCAGCCTATATGAGATTTTGGTGCTCTTTATTGCTGTCTCGATAACCAATGTAATTATTCTAGACGCATTCAACACGACGGGCTTCCCAATTTCGACCACCATAACACTTATTTTCAGCCTTATCGGCGGAGCACTGGCTATTGGTATTTCCAAAGCCTTTGGTGGCGGCGGACTAGCTCAATATCCCGGACTTATCAACACCGACAGTCTCTTTCTTATTCTGGCCGGCATTCTGATCTCAATCTTCGCATCCTTTATAATAGGTGCTATTGTTCAGTTTTTCGTACGTCTCATTTTCAGTTTCCACTACCACGGCAGATATAATACTCTCTTTGCGCTTACCGGAGCCATAGCCTTCACATGCATTTTTTACCTTTCTATAAGGCAAGGTGATATAACTGGTGAAGGCACCCAATGGATCCTTGATCAGAGTCTGATTATTTCTCTGGCAATTTGTTTTGCAGTCACTTTGCTCCTGTTTATGCTGTCGGCCTTTGTGTTCAAGGCCGAGGTTCCCAACATCGTTGTGTTGGCTGGCACCTTTGTACTTGCAATGTCTTTCACATCCAACAACCTGGTCAATTATATCGGCCTACCCATGACCGGGCTGGAAAGCCTCATTAAATTCCTTCGGACTCCGGGTGCATCTATAGACGATTTTGGACTAGCCTTCCTCAATACCGAATGGTCACAAACCCGAAATATCAGTGACTGGGCCTATATATTGCTGTTTCTTGCATCAGGCTTAATTATGGCCTTTACCCTATTTAACTCAAGAAAACTGCAGTCTGTAACCAATATGGAAGTGTACCTTGGAAGGCAAAGCCCTGGGAGTGAACGCTTCAGACCAACTCCACTTTCCATTACTATGGTCAGAGGTTTTCTGCGCTTCTATAGCAGAATAGAAAATTCCGCACCCCCGAGGGTGAGGAACTATGTTGCTTCAAGGTTTGAACTGCCCGAATCAGGAAGAGAGGGCTATCCTGATCACATTATTTATTTCGACAGCCTCAGAGCTTCAGTCAACCTCATCGTTTCAAGTCTTATCGTGGCTCTTGGTACCCATTTTCGCTTTCCGCTATCCACAACCTTCGTTGTCTTTATGGTAGCTATGGGCAGTTCTTTTGCCGACAGGGCCTGGGGCAGGGATAGTGCAGTTTATCGCCTCTCCGGAGTCCTCTCCATCCTTGGAGCCTGGTTTATTACTGCAATTTCCGGCTTTTTGGGAGCCTTTGTCTTCACCCTTTTGATTATTAAAGGTGGTATCTGGGTAGCATTAGTGCTGTTTGTCGCCATGGTCATAACGCTGTGGCAAACTACCAGGGCTCACCGCAGAAAATGGGCAGAGGAAGCTGCTGTAATTGAATCGAATTTCATCAGGACCAATGAAAGTCTGGAATGGATAAGTGAGGCTGGCCGAAGCAAGGTCAGAGCCAGTTTGTTGGAAATCTCAAAAATCTACGTGATGGCTGTTGACGGGCTTATGCATGAAAACGTAAGCCAACTCAGGGAGGCAGTCAACAAGATTGAGGCTCTGCAAAAAAACATTAGAAACTTTAAAGCAGAAATATTTAATACATATAGCAGTCTGCCTGAAGAGTCGCAGGACTCAGGTCAATATTTTGTGCAGATACTTGACTACCTCACAGCTCTGGCAAATACCGTGGCTGCCATCGCAGCACCGGCATGTGAACATATGGAAAACCAACATAAGACACTTACAGAAGCCCAGAAGAGCGACCTTACAGTCATCCTTGACGAATTTACCGCCTTTATCAACTTCCTGATTTACCTTGAAAAGGAAAGACGTAGTGAGGCTCTTGCTGATCTCAAGAAAAGACAAAATGCCGCCATAACTCTTCTTGAGGAATATCGGGTAGAACAGATAAGACGTATCAAGTTGGGCAAGGGTAGTACAAGGGTTAACGTAATCTACATGGAAATCATTGGCGAGACAAAAAATCTCCTTCTTTATTCATACAGCCTCTACCAGGCTATCTGTGACTTCAACCGCAAATTACCCCAGGGACGTAAATAA
- a CDS encoding sensor histidine kinase, whose translation MKTVAPSRIAAYITLSFLVLAIMLFAVYSVFEKGLIALLIAIPVFTAIVFFVVHYFLNVFIYEKIKPIYKTIHNFKPSTRDFNAINNDVFIQVNKEVDEWMKDKMLEVEKLKELEKYRREFLGNVSHELKTPIFNIQGYILTLLEGGIDDPGINMLYLKRTEKSIDRMISIISDLEAIAKLESGELEMQKERFNIYNLVEEVYEMHEMRAKERGITLKFGKNVDKATFVIGDRKRLFQVLSNLVINSIIYGVDGGKTTVSFYDMDKVVLLQVRDNGIGIPRHELPRIFERFYRLDKSRSREQGGTGLGLAIVKHILEAHGQTINVTSTPGKGSSFTFTLEKPPK comes from the coding sequence ATGAAGACTGTAGCCCCAAGCCGGATCGCAGCTTACATCACCCTGAGCTTTTTGGTTCTGGCAATTATGTTATTTGCCGTTTACAGTGTGTTTGAAAAGGGTTTAATTGCCCTTTTGATTGCAATACCTGTCTTCACAGCTATTGTATTCTTTGTAGTACATTACTTTCTCAATGTCTTTATCTACGAGAAGATAAAGCCCATCTACAAGACTATTCACAACTTCAAGCCCTCAACAAGGGACTTCAATGCTATCAATAATGACGTATTCATCCAGGTCAACAAGGAGGTAGATGAGTGGATGAAGGACAAGATGCTGGAAGTTGAGAAGCTAAAGGAGCTCGAGAAGTACCGCAGGGAGTTTTTGGGTAATGTGTCACATGAGCTTAAAACACCAATATTTAATATTCAGGGTTATATCCTTACCTTGCTTGAGGGAGGGATAGATGATCCCGGTATCAATATGTTGTATCTAAAGCGTACTGAGAAGAGTATTGACAGGATGATCTCTATAATTAGTGATCTTGAGGCCATTGCCAAACTGGAGTCTGGAGAACTTGAGATGCAGAAGGAACGCTTTAATATCTACAACTTGGTCGAAGAAGTATATGAGATGCATGAGATGAGGGCCAAGGAAAGGGGTATCACCTTGAAGTTTGGTAAGAATGTAGATAAGGCGACTTTTGTAATTGGAGACAGGAAACGTCTTTTTCAGGTTCTAAGTAATCTGGTAATCAACTCGATAATCTATGGGGTTGATGGGGGTAAGACCACTGTCAGTTTTTACGATATGGATAAGGTGGTACTTTTACAGGTTCGGGACAATGGTATTGGTATCCCACGACATGAATTGCCTCGGATCTTTGAGCGTTTTTACAGACTGGATAAGAGCCGTTCCCGTGAGCAAGGCGGTACCGGTCTGGGACTGGCAATAGTTAAGCATATTTTAGAAGCACATGGGCAGACGATTAATGTTACAAGTACCCCAGGGAAAGGCTCTTCCTTTACCTTTACACTTGAGAAGCCTCCTAAATAA
- a CDS encoding response regulator transcription factor has protein sequence MSEADNRKILLVDDEPDILEFLSYNLEKEGFDVRTASNGEEAIEIARSFIPHLIVLDVMMPGMDGIETCEEIRKTPELKDCLIAFLTARSEDYSQIAGFEAGADDYIAKPIKPKVLVSRAKALLKRYRANDGDSGSTDKVIAIGDLVIDKEKYLVTFRDKEYSLPRKEFELLILLVSKPDKVFTREEIYNAVWGEGIVVGDRTIDVHIRKLREKFGQDNIRTIKGVGYKYTE, from the coding sequence ATGAGTGAAGCGGATAACAGGAAAATTCTTTTAGTGGATGATGAGCCTGACATATTGGAATTTCTAAGTTACAACCTTGAGAAAGAGGGCTTTGATGTTAGAACCGCAAGTAATGGTGAAGAAGCAATTGAAATTGCCCGGTCCTTCATTCCCCATCTTATAGTATTGGATGTTATGATGCCGGGTATGGATGGCATTGAAACATGTGAAGAGATCAGAAAGACTCCTGAGCTTAAGGATTGTCTTATCGCTTTCCTAACTGCACGTTCAGAAGATTATTCTCAGATAGCAGGTTTTGAAGCAGGTGCAGATGACTATATTGCCAAACCAATCAAACCAAAGGTGTTAGTATCGAGGGCGAAAGCCCTGTTGAAACGCTATCGCGCAAATGATGGTGATAGTGGTTCTACAGATAAAGTAATTGCAATTGGTGACCTTGTAATAGATAAGGAGAAATACCTTGTAACCTTCCGTGACAAGGAGTACTCTTTGCCCAGAAAAGAATTTGAACTGTTGATCTTATTGGTTTCTAAACCCGACAAAGTATTTACCCGTGAGGAAATATATAATGCAGTTTGGGGTGAAGGTATCGTTGTTGGAGACAGGACTATTGATGTACATATTAGAAAACTTCGTGAAAAATTTGGCCAGGATAACATTAGGACAATTAAGGGAGTTGGATACAAATACACTGAATAA
- a CDS encoding TonB-dependent receptor, translating to MRTSLFIYLIFFLGVEALFGGSISGRVIDGKNGEEIPGATVAVAGTHKGTAANIDGEFYIGGLEPGVYALYCSFISYEPTEIPDVVVGEEDEVVVEIELYGTTYTIDEVSVVAQSSDNSDLAYLMDRKEALVAVQTIGTGELSRKGIGDALNAVANVPGVSLQEGSRNVFVRGLGDRYNATTLNGFPLPSEDPEHKNIALGFFSSDMIGSIDVSKVFNATNSGDVGGAHININTKKLNGNRELAFGISGGVNIMSVGEKILKPEGVNSFGISEDDHPDAYSFDYSNGLEPLNAGIPLNRSLNASYGKRFQTGAGIAPIDFYAVGTHSSDLSYYEERVRSITTGNEDPYQDQLGRKHGVRTNNLLLAGIDHNLGGKHSLAYSLLALHVTNSSFGSYEGRHSDRYQDSESYEGYYLRQQINENLLLSNQLLTEWKLSERTNLNVGMAWNKVRGKEPDRRENSLSRQPDDLYNFTGSNRQKRFFSELNSEDLNAKASLNFSLANNEDWSSTLVVGYTGRFQSDSFVSKEYNYDPYPGLFRLEYLNLDKLYNKENYLRGDFSLQEGVPNTYDVSKYLNSFYTELNLRPSHHLNLSAGLRADMTGIEVDYEVDHTAPGSVSLNKFYLLPSLNIRFDPDQNQSLRFGASRTYTLPQSKEISPYRYVNTGFASQGNVDLQPSVNYNADITWDYFPSATEIISLSAFYKDVSDPIARVEAGNSAGVLKYDNIADHANVAGIELEVRKNLFSHYMEGSSLQRLTLGLNSSYLYSRLLIDMVGTPAREAQLEGAAPFIANAELSYKIVNDDYTFLVSVIARHISDRVHTIGMLGFRDIVEQASTALDFTASYKLSTGFGVKLKASNLLNPSYVLSRERSSGEGTVILNEFKKGVDISLGLSYEF from the coding sequence ATGAGAACCAGCTTATTTATTTATTTGATTTTCTTCCTGGGAGTAGAAGCGCTTTTTGGCGGATCAATAAGTGGAAGAGTAATTGATGGCAAAAACGGGGAGGAGATTCCCGGTGCAACAGTAGCAGTTGCAGGTACACATAAAGGTACAGCAGCTAATATTGATGGAGAGTTTTACATAGGCGGATTGGAACCCGGTGTTTATGCTCTGTATTGCAGTTTCATTTCATATGAACCTACCGAGATCCCTGACGTCGTTGTAGGTGAAGAAGATGAAGTGGTAGTGGAAATAGAACTTTACGGTACTACTTATACTATTGATGAGGTCAGCGTTGTTGCTCAAAGCTCAGACAACAGTGATCTTGCCTACTTGATGGATCGAAAGGAAGCTCTTGTAGCGGTACAGACTATTGGAACAGGGGAGTTGTCCCGTAAAGGAATTGGTGATGCTCTAAATGCGGTTGCTAATGTACCAGGTGTATCCCTTCAGGAGGGTTCCAGGAATGTGTTTGTCAGAGGACTTGGAGACAGGTATAATGCCACTACCCTGAATGGGTTTCCCTTGCCATCAGAGGATCCCGAACATAAGAATATAGCTCTTGGTTTCTTTTCCTCAGATATGATTGGAAGCATTGATGTAAGCAAGGTTTTTAATGCCACCAATTCAGGGGATGTCGGTGGAGCCCACATTAACATCAATACAAAGAAACTAAACGGTAACAGGGAGCTTGCTTTTGGCATTTCAGGAGGTGTCAACATTATGTCTGTTGGTGAAAAGATACTTAAACCTGAAGGAGTAAATAGTTTTGGTATATCTGAAGATGACCATCCTGATGCTTATTCCTTTGATTACAGTAATGGTCTGGAGCCCCTTAATGCAGGCATACCACTTAACCGCAGCCTAAATGCCTCCTATGGGAAGCGTTTTCAAACAGGTGCAGGAATTGCACCAATCGACTTTTATGCTGTTGGAACTCATTCCTCTGATCTATCCTATTATGAAGAAAGAGTCAGGAGTATTACAACCGGAAATGAGGATCCATACCAGGATCAACTGGGCAGAAAGCATGGTGTAAGGACCAATAACCTGCTTCTTGCGGGTATTGATCACAACCTGGGTGGAAAGCACTCATTGGCATACAGCCTGCTTGCGCTGCACGTGACCAACAGTAGCTTTGGAAGCTACGAGGGCCGTCATTCGGACAGATATCAAGACAGTGAAAGCTATGAAGGCTATTATCTAAGACAGCAAATAAATGAAAATCTACTACTGAGCAATCAGCTGCTTACTGAATGGAAACTTTCAGAAAGAACCAACCTTAATGTTGGCATGGCATGGAATAAGGTAAGAGGAAAGGAACCTGACAGGAGAGAGAACAGCCTTTCAAGACAGCCTGATGACCTATACAATTTTACCGGCAGTAACAGACAGAAACGTTTTTTCTCGGAGCTAAACTCTGAAGACTTAAATGCAAAAGCCTCATTGAATTTCTCGCTAGCTAACAATGAAGACTGGTCTTCAACACTTGTTGTGGGCTATACCGGACGATTCCAGAGTGACTCGTTTGTATCAAAGGAGTACAACTATGACCCCTATCCCGGATTATTCAGGCTTGAGTATTTGAATCTTGATAAGTTATATAATAAGGAGAACTATTTAAGAGGTGATTTTAGCCTTCAGGAAGGTGTTCCTAATACCTATGATGTAAGTAAGTATTTAAACTCATTTTATACTGAGCTAAACCTCAGGCCTAGTCATCATCTTAATCTCAGTGCCGGATTGAGAGCTGATATGACAGGAATAGAGGTTGACTATGAAGTGGACCATACTGCTCCAGGAAGTGTAAGCCTAAATAAGTTCTATCTCCTTCCTTCCCTAAATATAAGGTTTGATCCTGATCAGAATCAAAGCCTTAGGTTTGGTGCAAGCAGGACATATACTTTGCCCCAGTCAAAAGAGATTTCACCTTACAGGTATGTAAACACAGGCTTTGCAAGTCAGGGTAACGTAGACCTGCAGCCATCGGTCAACTACAATGCTGATATAACATGGGATTACTTTCCCTCGGCTACAGAGATTATCTCACTGAGTGCCTTTTACAAGGATGTCAGTGATCCCATAGCCAGGGTGGAGGCTGGCAACTCAGCAGGGGTGCTAAAATATGACAACATAGCTGATCATGCTAATGTAGCAGGTATCGAGCTTGAGGTTCGCAAGAACTTGTTTTCACACTATATGGAAGGATCAAGTCTTCAGAGACTCACACTGGGGCTAAACTCTTCATATTTATATTCCAGACTTCTGATAGATATGGTGGGGACTCCTGCCAGAGAGGCCCAGCTTGAAGGAGCAGCACCATTTATCGCGAATGCTGAGCTCTCATATAAGATTGTAAATGATGACTATACCTTTCTGGTCTCAGTCATTGCCAGACATATAAGTGACAGAGTACATACAATTGGTATGTTGGGATTCAGGGATATAGTAGAGCAGGCAAGCACGGCACTCGATTTTACAGCTTCATATAAGTTGAGTACCGGCTTTGGTGTAAAGCTGAAAGCGTCCAACCTGCTGAATCCAAGTTATGTGTTGTCAAGAGAAAGATCTTCCGGTGAAGGAACAGTTATCCTCAACGAGTTCAAAAAAGGTGTTGATATAAGCCTTGGATTGAGTTATGAATTTTGA
- a CDS encoding YdeI/OmpD-associated family protein produces MKIELNPGVDKYLMDGCMRCKYGGTPQCKVNTWREELENLRQIALESGLKEEVKWGIPVYTHKGKNILSVSALKNHALMGFFKGVLLTDSEKILEKQANILEARVLKFTNVSDIEAKSEVIAAYIKEAVKIEESGRKVEIVREEIPLPEELEEAFAEDPDFRKAFYQLTPGRQRAYLIHFGQSKVKKTRLARIEKYKQQIFDGIGLYDHYSKR; encoded by the coding sequence ATGAAGATCGAACTCAATCCCGGGGTGGACAAGTACCTTATGGACGGTTGTATGCGCTGCAAATACGGTGGCACCCCTCAATGCAAGGTAAATACATGGAGAGAAGAACTTGAGAATCTACGACAGATAGCTCTTGAATCAGGACTTAAGGAAGAGGTAAAGTGGGGTATCCCAGTCTATACCCATAAGGGAAAAAACATTCTTTCAGTAAGTGCACTCAAGAACCACGCCCTTATGGGTTTTTTCAAAGGTGTCCTGTTGACGGATTCTGAGAAAATTCTTGAAAAGCAGGCAAATATTCTGGAAGCAAGAGTGTTGAAGTTCACCAACGTAAGCGATATAGAAGCAAAAAGTGAAGTCATTGCTGCCTATATAAAGGAAGCTGTTAAAATAGAGGAAAGTGGCAGAAAGGTTGAAATTGTGCGGGAAGAAATACCCCTACCCGAAGAACTTGAAGAGGCCTTTGCTGAAGACCCGGATTTCAGAAAGGCCTTTTACCAGCTCACTCCCGGCCGCCAGCGTGCCTACCTTATCCACTTTGGACAGAGCAAGGTGAAAAAGACCCGCCTTGCAAGAATTGAGAAATACAAGCAGCAGATCTTTGACGGGATAGGTCTTTACGACCACTATAGCAAGCGATAA